A window of the Deinococcus gobiensis I-0 genome harbors these coding sequences:
- a CDS encoding MurR/RpiR family transcriptional regulator codes for MTTSLSSSPALPGGALGRIRLEADHLSPSLRRVADHVLQDADNVVHQNITELALSVGVGEATITRLCRKLNFAGFHAFKLALAADVMNRTPAPPPGGDSLGARAARLLHFTTQTLENTVQLLDAPAVERVATHLARAPRVVLAGQGNSGLLAQYFANRLMRLGITATVSTDPHITAVGISTLPGGGVVIGLSSSGSTIDTVQHLQLARNHGHYTVAVTHRASSPITRYASDVLFTAAQEDPLSDSVLDTLTSQALMLELLYAAILPKRPEAHTLLRVTAESVVDKKF; via the coding sequence CCTCGCTCTCTTCCTCACCCGCCCTGCCCGGCGGCGCCCTGGGGCGCATCCGCCTCGAAGCCGACCACCTCTCGCCCAGCCTGCGCCGGGTGGCCGACCACGTGCTGCAAGACGCCGACAACGTGGTTCACCAGAACATCACCGAGCTGGCCCTGAGCGTGGGCGTGGGCGAGGCGACCATCACCCGGCTGTGCCGGAAGCTGAATTTCGCAGGCTTCCACGCCTTCAAGCTCGCGCTGGCCGCCGACGTGATGAACCGCACGCCCGCTCCGCCTCCCGGCGGCGACAGCCTGGGTGCCCGCGCCGCCCGGCTGCTGCACTTCACGACCCAGACGCTGGAAAACACGGTGCAGCTGCTCGACGCCCCGGCGGTCGAGCGGGTCGCCACCCACCTGGCCCGCGCGCCGCGCGTGGTGCTGGCCGGACAGGGCAACAGCGGCCTGCTGGCGCAGTATTTCGCCAACCGGCTCATGCGGCTGGGCATCACGGCCACCGTCTCGACCGACCCGCACATCACGGCGGTGGGCATCAGCACCCTGCCGGGCGGCGGCGTGGTCATCGGCCTGAGCAGCAGCGGCAGCACCATCGATACCGTGCAGCACCTGCAACTGGCGCGCAACCACGGCCACTACACGGTCGCGGTCACGCACCGCGCCAGCAGCCCGATCACCCGCTACGCCAGCGACGTGCTGTTCACGGCCGCCCAGGAAGACCCCCTGAGCGACAGCGTGCTCGATACCCTCACGAGCCAGGCCCTGATGCTCGAACTGCTGTACGCGGCCATCCTGCCCAAGCGCCCCGAAGCCCACACCCTGCTGCGCGTCACCGCCGAGTCCGTCGTCGACAAGAAATTCTGA
- a CDS encoding ABC transporter substrate-binding protein — MKMTRLIALGLSLSLGTVVSTAAAQQKVELQFWTWYLSPKFDDYIKTTIAAFEKANPNITVKWFDKQDSMVQDFISSVNLGGAPDVINLNIDETAKAAQNGFLRDVSALTPRATLTATYYPQSLTNFSSGGKVYGYPWYGWLNEGVMLYNPDLFKKAGITAVPRRASDLLTLAKTIKDKTGAYAWVPALKDPNTASFLGYFYAEGLPIYDAGGRAAFNTAAHAALLQQYVNLYKGGYIPEDVVRREAFQIATELYAQNRVALIVGGPQALTRIKDTNPGLYAKTVVTGAPLGKAGVQTGGSMDLVVPAASKHPAEAAKLAAFMTSNASQIAFAKVVPVVPTTRAAQGDALFKQTGSDPVARATALVGSSGRLINPGYKAPTNSDDLYKNLNDNIEAALLGRKTAQAALNDSVAYWNANMKK, encoded by the coding sequence ATGAAGATGACCCGCCTGATCGCCCTCGGCCTGAGCCTCTCGCTGGGGACGGTCGTGAGTACCGCCGCCGCGCAGCAGAAGGTGGAGTTGCAGTTCTGGACGTGGTATCTGAGCCCCAAGTTCGACGATTACATCAAGACCACCATCGCGGCCTTCGAGAAGGCGAACCCCAACATCACGGTGAAGTGGTTCGACAAGCAGGACAGCATGGTGCAGGACTTCATCTCCAGCGTGAACCTGGGCGGCGCGCCCGACGTGATTAACCTGAACATCGACGAGACGGCCAAGGCGGCCCAGAACGGCTTCCTGCGCGACGTGAGCGCCCTGACGCCGCGCGCGACCCTGACCGCCACCTACTACCCCCAGAGCCTGACCAACTTCAGCTCGGGCGGCAAGGTGTACGGGTACCCCTGGTACGGCTGGCTCAACGAGGGCGTCATGCTCTACAACCCCGACCTGTTCAAGAAGGCCGGCATCACGGCCGTGCCCAGACGCGCGAGCGACCTGCTGACCCTCGCCAAGACCATCAAGGACAAGACCGGGGCCTACGCCTGGGTCCCTGCCCTGAAAGACCCCAACACGGCGTCCTTCCTGGGCTACTTCTACGCCGAGGGCCTGCCCATCTACGACGCGGGCGGCAGGGCGGCCTTCAACACGGCGGCCCACGCGGCGCTGCTCCAGCAGTACGTCAATCTCTACAAGGGCGGCTATATCCCCGAAGACGTGGTGCGGCGCGAGGCCTTCCAGATCGCCACCGAGCTGTACGCGCAAAACCGCGTGGCCCTGATCGTGGGCGGCCCGCAGGCCCTGACCCGCATCAAGGACACCAACCCGGGGCTGTACGCCAAGACGGTCGTGACGGGCGCGCCGCTGGGCAAGGCGGGCGTGCAGACCGGCGGCAGCATGGACCTCGTGGTGCCCGCCGCCAGCAAGCACCCCGCCGAGGCGGCCAAGCTCGCCGCGTTCATGACGAGCAACGCCAGCCAGATCGCCTTCGCCAAGGTGGTGCCGGTCGTGCCCACCACCCGCGCCGCGCAGGGCGACGCCCTGTTCAAGCAGACGGGCAGCGATCCGGTCGCCCGCGCCACCGCCCTCGTCGGTTCGTCGGGCCGCCTCATCAACCCTGGCTACAAGGCGCCCACCAACAGCGACGACCTCTACAAGAACCTGAACGACAACATCGAGGCGGCGCTGCTGGGCCGCAAGACCGCGCAGGCGGCCCTGAACGACTCGGTGGCGTACTGGAACGCGAACATGAAGAAGTAG
- a CDS encoding carbohydrate ABC transporter permease, translated as MRASWRDTLLSYAFLAPALVLLTLFTFYPLAYGSYLGFTEYGGARFAQGLAPRWVGLDNFRTLLADPLFLTSLGNSLKYLLVVPALQLASLAVAVLVSRELPGMAFFRAAYYVPVVTSVSLAAVMWEWVFNREGTLNWVLGALHLLPAGGAFGWLNNEHTAFWAVMLVTFWRGFGYYMVLYLAGLQSIPAELEEAAVLDGASAWQRFWRVTVPMMKPTILLCSLLSTIAALRVLEEVLVLTNGGPLNSTYTALMYVYSKAFQGFNFDYGLASAAGLVVAAVALLLSLANFRLFRESGGDEGRA; from the coding sequence ATGCGCGCCTCCTGGCGAGACACCCTGCTCTCCTACGCCTTCCTGGCCCCGGCCCTGGTGCTGCTGACCCTGTTCACCTTTTACCCGCTCGCCTACGGCTCGTACCTGGGCTTCACCGAGTACGGCGGCGCCCGCTTCGCGCAGGGGCTGGCCCCCAGATGGGTCGGGCTGGACAACTTCCGCACCCTGCTGGCCGACCCGCTGTTCCTGACCTCACTGGGCAACAGCCTGAAGTACCTGCTGGTGGTGCCCGCGCTGCAGCTCGCCTCGCTGGCGGTGGCGGTCCTGGTGAGCCGCGAACTGCCGGGCATGGCCTTTTTCCGCGCGGCGTACTACGTGCCGGTCGTCACGAGCGTGTCGCTCGCCGCCGTGATGTGGGAGTGGGTGTTCAACCGCGAGGGCACGCTGAACTGGGTGCTGGGGGCGCTGCACCTGCTGCCGGCGGGCGGGGCCTTCGGCTGGCTGAACAACGAACACACCGCCTTCTGGGCCGTGATGCTCGTGACCTTCTGGCGCGGCTTCGGGTACTACATGGTGCTGTACCTGGCCGGCCTCCAGAGCATCCCCGCCGAGCTGGAGGAGGCGGCGGTCCTCGACGGCGCGAGTGCGTGGCAGCGCTTCTGGCGCGTGACCGTCCCGATGATGAAACCGACCATCCTACTGTGCTCGCTGCTCTCGACCATCGCGGCGCTGCGGGTGCTGGAGGAGGTGCTGGTACTCACCAACGGCGGGCCGCTGAACTCCACCTACACGGCGCTGATGTACGTGTACTCCAAGGCGTTCCAGGGCTTCAACTTCGACTACGGGCTGGCGAGCGCTGCCGGGCTGGTCGTGGCGGCCGTGGCGCTGCTGCTCTCGCTGGCGAACTTCCGGCTCTTCCGCGAATCCGGCGGCGACGAGGGCCGCGCGTGA
- a CDS encoding carbohydrate ABC transporter permease — MSAVTRPAPRTRTRTRPAVSPRRAGRLALRYALLVGVLLFAVFPFLWTLAIALTDKTAGGSIYAFPASLFPRAVTLNNFAEVYRTFGLGKYIWNSVSITALTVVGTLVVSALAAYPLARFRFPGRGLIFGVIVATLVLPGETTFIVNTLTLKKMGLLGTHLGVVLPTVAGAFGIFLMRQAFLAVPQALLEAARLDGAGEFTVLTRIMLPLTRPSQAALGIFTLVTTWNAYFWPMLVLSAAPDKLPLSVAVLKLKGQFNYDPFNIAAGALFMMVPVLLVFLAAQKLFMRGLEGAVK; from the coding sequence GTGAGCGCCGTCACCCGCCCCGCACCGCGCACCCGGACCCGCACGCGCCCCGCCGTCTCGCCGCGCAGGGCCGGGCGGCTGGCGCTGCGCTACGCCCTGCTCGTCGGCGTGCTGCTGTTCGCCGTCTTTCCGTTCCTGTGGACCCTGGCGATCGCCCTTACCGACAAGACGGCGGGCGGCAGCATCTACGCCTTCCCGGCCAGCCTGTTTCCGCGCGCGGTCACCCTGAACAACTTCGCGGAGGTATACCGCACCTTCGGGCTGGGCAAGTACATCTGGAACAGCGTGTCGATTACGGCCCTCACGGTGGTCGGTACGCTGGTCGTCTCGGCGCTGGCGGCCTACCCGCTGGCCCGCTTCCGCTTTCCGGGGCGCGGCTTGATCTTCGGCGTGATCGTGGCGACGCTGGTGCTGCCGGGCGAGACCACCTTCATCGTGAACACCCTGACCCTCAAGAAGATGGGCCTGCTGGGCACCCACCTCGGCGTGGTGCTGCCGACCGTCGCCGGGGCCTTCGGGATCTTCCTGATGCGTCAGGCCTTCCTGGCCGTGCCCCAGGCCCTGCTGGAGGCGGCGCGGCTCGACGGCGCGGGCGAGTTCACGGTCCTGACGCGCATCATGCTGCCCCTCACGCGGCCCTCGCAGGCGGCGCTGGGCATCTTCACGCTCGTCACGACCTGGAACGCCTACTTCTGGCCCATGTTGGTGCTCTCGGCCGCGCCCGACAAGCTGCCGCTGTCGGTGGCGGTCCTCAAGCTCAAGGGGCAGTTCAACTACGATCCCTTCAACATCGCCGCCGGGGCCCTGTTCATGATGGTGCCGGTGCTGCTCGTGTTCCTGGCCGCCCAGAAGCTGTTCATGCGCGGGCTGGAAGGGGCCGTCAAGTGA
- a CDS encoding glycoside hydrolase family 3 N-terminal domain-containing protein — MTGISPNRTLIVDLPGPDLTPDQGRFLAAHGFGGVCLFARNITTPERTARLVRDLRDALGHDALVATDQEGGAVLRRLDVPLPPTPQALGVIGSGAAAREAGAVAARGLIELGINWNFAPSLDVNSNPHNPVIGERSFSADPAEVARLGVAWALGSETAGVMSSVKHFPGHGDTAQDSHLTLPTVTKPRAELEATEWLPFRAAAQAGVGSVMTAHILYPALDPQRPATLSPAALTGLLRQEWGYDGVVVTDATDMRAIADHYPRGTAAPAALAAGADAVLSCGHGQLVPHAEHARALADALAARQLDPARVAEAQDRLARAALRFPGTPRPYPPAQRGADEQATQDWAARSLRWQGTPPALDPARPVLLLAPESAALGGPYGDFLSGEALAASLRNVFPHLQVALHGGQDASAAEALLARFPGAPVLLATTGRWGVSAAEAGLATGLRRDRRPALHLALWSPETVGALGLPAIVTHGFRPVNLLALNTALATLRLHAPH, encoded by the coding sequence GTGACTGGCATCTCGCCCAACCGCACCCTGATCGTGGACCTGCCGGGACCGGACCTCACGCCGGACCAGGGCCGTTTCCTGGCGGCGCACGGTTTCGGGGGCGTCTGCCTGTTCGCCCGCAACATCACGACCCCCGAGCGCACCGCCCGCCTCGTGCGCGACCTGCGGGACGCCCTGGGTCACGACGCGCTGGTGGCGACCGACCAGGAGGGGGGCGCGGTGCTGCGCCGCCTGGACGTGCCGCTCCCCCCCACCCCGCAGGCCCTGGGCGTGATCGGCTCCGGGGCCGCCGCCCGCGAGGCCGGAGCGGTCGCCGCGCGCGGCCTGATCGAGCTGGGCATCAACTGGAACTTCGCCCCCAGCCTGGACGTGAACAGCAACCCGCATAACCCGGTCATCGGGGAGCGGTCCTTCAGCGCCGACCCCGCCGAGGTCGCCCGCCTGGGTGTGGCCTGGGCCCTGGGTAGCGAGACCGCCGGAGTGATGAGCTCGGTCAAGCACTTTCCCGGCCACGGCGACACTGCCCAGGACAGTCACCTCACCCTGCCCACCGTGACCAAGCCGCGTGCCGAGCTGGAGGCCACCGAGTGGCTGCCCTTCCGCGCCGCCGCGCAGGCCGGGGTGGGCAGCGTGATGACTGCCCATATCCTGTACCCGGCGCTGGACCCGCAGCGTCCGGCGACCCTTTCGCCCGCGGCCCTGACGGGGCTGCTGAGGCAGGAGTGGGGTTATGACGGCGTGGTCGTCACCGACGCGACCGACATGCGCGCCATCGCCGACCACTATCCGCGCGGCACGGCCGCCCCGGCGGCGCTGGCGGCCGGGGCCGACGCGGTCCTGAGCTGCGGACACGGCCAGCTCGTGCCCCACGCCGAACACGCGCGGGCCCTGGCGGACGCCCTGGCGGCCCGACAGCTGGACCCCGCACGGGTGGCCGAGGCACAGGACCGTCTGGCGCGGGCGGCGCTCCGCTTTCCGGGCACACCCCGGCCCTACCCGCCTGCGCAACGTGGGGCAGACGAACAAGCGACACAGGACTGGGCTGCCCGCAGCCTGCGCTGGCAGGGCACGCCGCCGGCCCTGGACCCGGCGCGACCGGTACTCCTCCTGGCTCCCGAGTCGGCCGCGCTCGGTGGCCCCTACGGCGATTTCCTGAGCGGCGAGGCGCTGGCGGCCAGCCTGCGTAACGTTTTTCCTCACCTCCAGGTGGCCCTGCATGGCGGCCAGGACGCCAGCGCCGCCGAGGCTCTCCTGGCCCGCTTTCCCGGCGCGCCTGTCCTGCTGGCGACCACCGGCCGCTGGGGTGTCTCGGCGGCCGAGGCCGGGCTGGCCACCGGACTGCGGCGGGACCGGCGACCCGCGCTGCATCTGGCGCTGTGGTCTCCGGAGACGGTAGGCGCGCTGGGTCTGCCCGCCATCGTCACCCACGGCTTCCGCCCCGTGAACCTGCTGGCCCTGAACACCGCGCTCGCTACGCTACGGCTCCATGCGCCACACTGA
- a CDS encoding amidohydrolase family protein, producing the protein MTTSLSSPTLPSAPASSSTLAGQILGPDGTFRPGRLHFGAWITEVEALDRAPDRWIVPGFVDSHVHGGGGGDTMDGPEGVRLLARQHARHGTTTLLPTTITQTWEQVMAALSGVREVMEAGGVPGGADLPGAHLEGPFISMGRLGAQPPYAVAPDPRWWPRPWPAA; encoded by the coding sequence TTGACAACCTCCCTGTCCTCCCCCACCCTTCCCAGCGCCCCGGCCTCCTCCTCCACCCTCGCAGGGCAAATCCTCGGTCCGGACGGCACCTTCCGGCCTGGCCGCCTGCATTTCGGGGCGTGGATCACGGAGGTCGAGGCGCTGGACCGTGCCCCGGACCGCTGGATCGTCCCCGGCTTCGTCGACTCGCACGTGCATGGGGGCGGCGGCGGCGACACGATGGACGGTCCCGAGGGCGTTCGCCTGCTGGCCCGCCAGCACGCGCGGCATGGCACCACCACGCTGCTGCCCACAACCATCACCCAGACCTGGGAACAGGTCATGGCGGCCCTGAGCGGCGTGCGCGAGGTCATGGAAGCGGGCGGCGTTCCCGGCGGGGCCGACCTGCCGGGCGCGCACCTCGAAGGCCCCTTCATCAGCATGGGCCGCCTGGGCGCCCAGCCCCCCTACGCGGTGGCCCCGGACCCCCGCTGGTGGCCGAGGCCCTGGCCAGCGGCGTGA
- a CDS encoding amidohydrolase family protein, which yields MAEALASGVIRAVTLAPELPGALEAGLAFAAAGARVGVGHTLADADTVPAFLRAVRGAGGRVAATHLFNAMGGVEGRAPGPAGALLADPEAYLEVILDGHHVHALSFLLARAAAPGRVVLVSDAMRAAGLGDGESELGGQPVTVRGGRATLGGGALAGSVLTLDGALRRAVQAGVPLAEAARMLGAAPAASLGLHDRGELRPGLRADMVALTGDLTIESVHVGGQPIPLDRPCLEMP from the coding sequence GTGGCCGAGGCCCTGGCCAGCGGCGTGATCCGCGCGGTGACCCTGGCCCCCGAGCTGCCCGGCGCGCTCGAAGCCGGACTGGCCTTCGCGGCGGCCGGGGCGCGGGTGGGCGTGGGCCACACCCTGGCGGACGCCGACACCGTGCCCGCCTTCCTGCGCGCCGTACGCGGGGCCGGGGGCCGGGTGGCCGCCACCCACCTCTTCAACGCGATGGGCGGCGTCGAGGGCCGCGCGCCGGGACCTGCCGGGGCGCTGCTGGCCGACCCGGAAGCGTACCTGGAAGTGATTCTCGACGGCCACCACGTCCATGCCCTGTCCTTCCTGCTCGCCCGCGCGGCTGCGCCGGGGCGGGTGGTGCTCGTCTCGGACGCGATGCGTGCCGCCGGTCTGGGCGACGGCGAGAGCGAGCTGGGCGGCCAGCCGGTCACGGTCCGGGGCGGGCGGGCGACCCTCGGCGGCGGGGCGCTGGCCGGCAGCGTCCTCACCCTCGACGGGGCGCTGCGCCGCGCCGTGCAGGCCGGGGTACCCCTGGCCGAGGCGGCCCGGATGCTGGGGGCCGCGCCCGCCGCCTCGCTGGGCCTGCATGACCGGGGTGAGCTGCGTCCCGGTCTGCGCGCCGACATGGTGGCCCTGACCGGCGACCTGACCATCGAAAGCGTTCACGTGGGCGGCCAGCCTATCCCGCTGGACCGGCCCTGCCTGGAGATGCCATGA
- a CDS encoding SIS domain-containing protein: protein MTTDLLSSSPSRPLMLREAAEAPAVIARQPALNREVNAELLAALRGTPPSYVVTLARGSSDHAATFLKYALETALGLPVASLGPSVHTQYGARLRLRGALVVAVSQSGAGPDVVETLAMAREAGALTVALVNVEDSPLAAAAQFVIPLRCGEERAVAATKSYLASLSALLPVIAQLGGDLALQAALEHLPAVLEQTLTLEEQARDLARHYRDEERLIVLARGLHWGVGQELALKLQETGGVQAGAYSAAEFSHGPKRLLTGGVRLLGLTSADAAWPATQEAYGALRGDGADLRTLGPAQGSTLNTPPSNHPLTDPLASVLAGYLFAGHLALSRGLNPDTPPLLSKVTRTR, encoded by the coding sequence ATGACCACAGACCTGCTTTCTTCCTCTCCCTCCCGCCCCCTGATGCTGCGCGAGGCGGCCGAAGCGCCCGCCGTCATCGCCCGGCAGCCGGCCCTGAACCGTGAGGTCAACGCCGAACTCCTCGCGGCGCTGCGCGGTACGCCACCGAGCTACGTGGTCACGCTGGCGCGTGGCAGCAGCGACCATGCCGCGACCTTCCTGAAGTACGCCCTGGAAACGGCGCTGGGCCTGCCCGTCGCCAGCCTGGGACCGAGCGTCCATACCCAGTACGGCGCGCGTCTGCGGCTACGCGGCGCCCTGGTCGTGGCCGTCTCGCAATCGGGTGCGGGGCCGGACGTGGTCGAGACCCTGGCGATGGCCCGGGAGGCCGGGGCGCTGACCGTCGCCCTGGTCAACGTCGAGGACAGTCCGTTGGCTGCCGCCGCCCAGTTCGTGATTCCGCTGCGCTGCGGCGAGGAGCGGGCCGTGGCGGCCACCAAGAGCTATCTCGCCAGCCTGAGCGCCCTGCTGCCTGTCATCGCCCAGCTGGGCGGCGACCTCGCCCTACAGGCGGCCCTGGAGCATCTGCCCGCCGTACTGGAGCAGACCCTGACCCTGGAGGAGCAGGCCCGCGACCTGGCCCGGCACTACCGTGATGAGGAACGGCTGATCGTGCTGGCCCGCGGCCTGCATTGGGGCGTGGGCCAAGAGCTGGCACTGAAGTTGCAGGAAACCGGGGGGGTTCAGGCCGGAGCCTACAGCGCCGCCGAGTTCAGCCACGGTCCCAAACGGCTTCTGACGGGCGGCGTGCGCCTGCTGGGCCTGACTTCCGCCGACGCGGCGTGGCCGGCCACCCAGGAAGCCTACGGGGCTCTGCGGGGCGACGGGGCCGACCTGCGGACCCTTGGGCCAGCCCAGGGCAGCACCCTGAACACTCCGCCCAGCAACCATCCCCTGACCGATCCACTCGCCAGTGTCCTGGCCGGCTACCTGTTCGCCGGGCACCTCGCGCTGAGCCGGGGCCTGAACCCGGACACCCCTCCGCTGCTGAGCAAAGTGACCCGTACCCGCTGA
- a CDS encoding replication initiator protein A, translating into MTTDRPTRFDELNLSRLNLISAVDQADVNEWDVTYEAQGRVVRVRCEALPKYAVPHGLDSDVTAALINLYIALEEPEDGRFSVSATALIKLCGWHNTGKYHATLRQCLERLHTSSYSVSGGWRDHPRGRWTHAKFHFIESLDFSSADSSGSFDERTMISGRLADAIVASIRSGYVKPLDSEFMLSLSRPRTRALYRILDGARYDPQRPDERVDTLEVNLINWADQCKIPSTIPGNIRRALASPHEELVKRGYLRDVTLTGRGRDQMIRYEFVREFTPMDPALSRRFRSYGVADGVARRLVREVGPPFLTESMDRFDQLMRSGVLVVKKSKAAALIHLIQNPDEYPYPSAAPTVPSPAPAEPARKAARMEPLLAAPSVRDEFLGLDLTQAAEKALGRLGVHYRKLLTVAELDRLRHALIQGRLNAAELLDEAMGAVARLEKEAFAQRLRAQLPAD; encoded by the coding sequence GTGACGACCGACCGACCAACCCGCTTCGACGAACTGAACCTCTCCCGACTCAACCTGATCTCGGCGGTGGACCAGGCCGATGTCAACGAGTGGGACGTGACCTACGAGGCGCAGGGCCGGGTGGTGCGTGTCCGCTGCGAAGCCCTACCGAAATACGCCGTTCCACACGGTCTGGATAGTGACGTGACAGCTGCCCTCATCAACCTGTATATCGCCCTGGAGGAGCCGGAGGACGGCCGTTTCTCGGTCAGTGCGACGGCCCTGATCAAGCTCTGCGGCTGGCATAACACCGGCAAATACCACGCGACCCTGCGTCAATGCCTGGAGCGGCTGCATACCTCGTCCTACAGCGTCAGTGGTGGCTGGCGCGATCACCCTCGGGGCCGCTGGACCCATGCCAAGTTCCACTTCATCGAGTCGCTGGACTTCAGCAGTGCCGATAGCAGCGGCTCCTTCGACGAGCGCACCATGATCTCGGGCCGGCTGGCGGACGCCATCGTGGCGAGCATCCGCAGCGGCTACGTCAAGCCTCTCGATTCGGAGTTCATGCTTTCACTTTCGCGGCCCCGGACCCGCGCCCTGTACCGGATTCTCGACGGCGCACGCTACGATCCCCAGCGGCCCGACGAGCGGGTGGACACTCTGGAAGTCAACCTGATCAACTGGGCGGACCAGTGCAAGATTCCCAGCACCATTCCCGGCAACATCCGCCGTGCGCTGGCCTCACCCCATGAGGAACTCGTCAAACGTGGTTACCTGCGTGACGTCACCCTCACGGGACGCGGCCGGGACCAGATGATCCGCTACGAATTCGTGCGCGAGTTCACGCCGATGGACCCGGCCCTCTCCCGACGGTTCCGGAGTTATGGCGTGGCCGACGGTGTGGCCCGCCGTCTGGTCCGCGAGGTCGGTCCGCCCTTCCTGACCGAGTCGATGGACCGCTTCGATCAGCTGATGCGCTCCGGCGTCCTCGTCGTGAAGAAGAGCAAGGCGGCGGCCCTGATCCACCTGATCCAGAATCCCGACGAGTATCCCTACCCCAGCGCCGCGCCGACGGTGCCCTCTCCTGCCCCGGCCGAGCCTGCGCGCAAAGCGGCCCGGATGGAGCCCCTGCTGGCCGCTCCCAGTGTCCGCGACGAATTTCTGGGCCTGGACCTTACCCAGGCGGCGGAGAAGGCCCTGGGCCGTCTGGGCGTGCACTACCGCAAGCTGCTGACTGTAGCGGAACTCGACCGTCTGCGGCACGCGTTGATCCAAGGGCGGCTGAACGCCGCCGAACTGCTCGACGAGGCGATGGGGGCAGTCGCCCGTCTGGAGAAGGAGGCCTTCGCCCAGCGCCTGCGCGCGCAGCTTCCGGCCGATTGA
- a CDS encoding NAD-dependent succinate-semialdehyde dehydrogenase, whose protein sequence is MTTQLSERDPVTRQQAYFAGAWRDTPASFEVIYPGNLESIGTVADCTPEDARLAIDAAAAALRNWRAVNPYERGQVLRRWHDLMFVHKEQLARLMTLEMGKPISETRGEVHYAASFVEWCAEEASRIVGERIPMRLSHKRGFSSAEPVGIVYAVTPWNFPAGMITRKAAPALAAGCVMILKPAEQSPMTALYLAELWLEAGGPPDTLQVLPTSDAAALTKPMMEDMRVRKLTFTGSTAVGRLLYTQAAKTIKRVSLELGGHAPFLVFADADLERATREIMASKFRNAGQTCISTNRIYVQREVAGELTRRLGEQAGRLVLGDPLLDNTQVGPVVEQAGLDKVRAQVEDALSRGARAVVGGQAMEGLYFQPTVLTDVAPDSLILREETFGPVAPVVVFDTEEEALALANASEYGLAAYAYTRDLSRAWRVAEALEYGIVGINDGVPSAAAPNVPFGGMKNSGVGREGGHWGLDEYLETKFISLGL, encoded by the coding sequence ATGACGACCCAACTGTCCGAACGCGATCCCGTCACCCGTCAGCAGGCCTACTTCGCTGGAGCTTGGCGCGATACGCCCGCTTCCTTCGAGGTCATTTATCCGGGCAATCTGGAAAGCATCGGTACGGTGGCCGACTGCACCCCAGAGGACGCGCGGCTCGCCATCGACGCGGCGGCGGCGGCCCTGCGGAACTGGCGGGCCGTCAACCCCTACGAGCGCGGGCAGGTGCTGCGCCGCTGGCATGACCTGATGTTCGTGCACAAGGAACAGCTGGCCCGCCTGATGACCCTGGAGATGGGTAAGCCGATCAGCGAGACGCGGGGTGAAGTGCATTACGCCGCGAGTTTTGTCGAGTGGTGCGCCGAGGAGGCCAGCCGCATCGTCGGCGAGCGGATCCCGATGCGCCTGAGCCACAAACGCGGCTTCTCGAGCGCCGAGCCGGTGGGCATCGTCTACGCGGTGACGCCCTGGAATTTCCCGGCAGGCATGATTACCCGCAAGGCGGCCCCCGCCCTGGCCGCCGGGTGCGTGATGATCCTCAAGCCGGCCGAGCAGAGCCCCATGACGGCGCTGTATCTGGCCGAGCTGTGGCTGGAGGCGGGCGGCCCGCCCGACACCCTGCAGGTACTGCCGACCAGCGACGCGGCTGCCCTGACCAAGCCCATGATGGAGGACATGCGGGTGCGCAAGCTGACCTTCACTGGCAGCACGGCAGTCGGGCGGCTGCTGTACACCCAGGCGGCGAAGACCATCAAGCGGGTCTCGCTCGAACTCGGGGGTCATGCCCCCTTCCTGGTCTTCGCGGACGCCGATCTGGAACGCGCCACACGCGAGATCATGGCGTCGAAGTTCCGGAATGCCGGGCAGACCTGTATCAGCACCAACCGGATCTACGTGCAGCGCGAGGTGGCCGGAGAACTGACCCGGCGACTGGGCGAGCAGGCTGGTCGCCTGGTTCTCGGCGATCCGCTGCTCGACAACACCCAGGTCGGCCCCGTGGTCGAGCAGGCCGGACTGGACAAGGTGCGTGCCCAGGTCGAGGACGCCCTGTCGCGGGGCGCGCGGGCGGTGGTGGGCGGACAGGCGATGGAAGGTCTGTATTTCCAGCCGACTGTGCTGACCGATGTGGCTCCGGACAGCCTGATCCTGCGCGAGGAGACCTTTGGGCCGGTGGCCCCGGTGGTGGTCTTCGATACCGAGGAGGAGGCCCTGGCCCTCGCGAATGCCAGTGAATACGGGCTGGCCGCCTACGCCTATACCCGCGACCTCAGTCGGGCCTGGCGCGTAGCCGAGGCGCTCGAATACGGCATCGTGGGCATCAACGACGGCGTGCCGAGCGCGGCTGCTCCCAATGTCCCTTTCGGCGGAATGAAGAACAGCGGTGTGGGCCGCGAGGGCGGGCACTGGGGCCTCGACGAGTACCTGGAGACCAAGTTCATCAGCCTGGGGCTCTAA